A genomic segment from Gavia stellata isolate bGavSte3 chromosome 4, bGavSte3.hap2, whole genome shotgun sequence encodes:
- the LOC132316905 gene encoding protein mono-ADP-ribosyltransferase PARP12-like yields the protein MEYAWYWLDDSGQWIEYGEEHPYHCSATVTSADLEKEFLADHKGTVLFRAGSQKYELNFKDMVQTNLIYETQRKVARLPKFLSSQGGQDRSQNMTLSCSVCPPQWDQSALPDIGFKLVQLSYASREYGKIKRLFEKTMKDYCIHQLQRIQNPTLWQVFQWQKEQMKKLSKSKWVDERLLFHGTSPCHVPAICEQNFDWRICGTHGTMYGKGSYFARDASYSHEYCSSRSGRYSMFVAHVLVGDFVQGNSEYLRPPPRAGNSNRLYDSCVDDPTDPSIFVIFEKHQIYPAYILEYSSEAQCIIL from the exons ATGGAGTACGCCTGGTATTGGCTTGATGATTCTGGGCAGTGGATTGAGTATGGGGAAGAG CATCCATATCACTGCTCTGCCACCGTAACATCTGCAGATCTGGAGAAGGAATTTCTAGCTGACCACAAAGGCACTGTGTTATTCAGGGCTGGTTCTCAGAAGTATGAGTTAAACTTTAAAG acaTGGTCCAAACAAATTTGATCTATGAGACTCAAAGAAAAGTTGCCCGACTGCCAAAATTTCTGTCCTCTCAAGGTGGACAAGACAGAAG ccaAAACATGACACTATCATGTTCTGTCTGTCCTCCACAATGGGACCAATCTGCACTGCCTGATATTGGGTTCAAG ttggtACAGCTCAGTTACGCTTCTCGTGAATATGGAAAAATTAAGAGGCTGTTTGAGAAGACAATGAAAGATTACTGCATCCACCAACTACAGAGGATCCAGAACCCAACGCTTTGGCAAGTTTTTCAGTG GCAAAAGGAGCAGATGAAGAAGCTCAGTAAATCGAAATGGGTGGATGAGCGGCTCCTGTTCCATGGGACAAGTCCATGCCACGTGCCTGCCATCTGTGAGCAGAACTTCGACTGGAGGATCTGTGGGACTCACGGGACAATGTATGGAAAAG GAAGCTACTTTGCCAGAGATGCCAGCTATTCTCACGAGTACTGTTCCTCTCGCAGTGGTCGCTACAGCATGTTTGTAGCTCACGTTCTTGTTGGAGACTTTGTTCAGGGAAACTCCGAATACCTTCGCCCTCCACCCAGAGCTGGCAATTCAAACAGACTTTATGACAGCTGCGTGGATGACCCAACAGACCCTTCCATCTTTGTCATCTTTGAGAAGCACCAGATTTACCCTGCCTATATCTTGGAGTACAGCAGCGAGGCCCAATGTATAATCCTGTAA